A stretch of Oscillospiraceae bacterium DNA encodes these proteins:
- a CDS encoding 30S ribosomal protein S1: MRNFYPEGQLINTPQNRAALFSRSGLEWALSGGRTVEARAVMCGRDHDLTVDLGCMQGVIAREEAALGIAEGKVKDIAVISRVNKPVCFK, translated from the coding sequence ATGAGGAATTTCTATCCCGAGGGACAGTTGATCAATACGCCGCAAAACCGGGCGGCACTTTTTTCACGCAGCGGACTTGAATGGGCTTTGAGCGGCGGCCGAACGGTAGAAGCCCGAGCTGTGATGTGCGGCCGCGACCATGATCTGACGGTGGATCTGGGGTGTATGCAGGGAGTGATTGCGCGCGAGGAAGCGGCATTAGGCATCGCAGAAGGGAAGGTCAAGGACATCGCAGTCATCTCACGGGTCAATAAACCGGTTTGCTTCAAA